CCTCTATGAGCTCTATTTAAATGCtcatatttgaaaagaaaatcctTTGGGTACCTCTTGCTACCTCTGGGTCTGAGCTTCTTTTCAGGAAGGCTGGTTGAAGATAGGAGACAGGTttccttataaaaagaaaaggagtacttgtggcaccttagagactaacaaatttattagagcataagctttcgtgagctacagctcacttcatcggactaatGTTGTACTATGCACCCCATGGACAAAAATGTTCCTTGGTGAAATGCTGCCTGGCTAACCTTTCTTCCAAGAAAGACAATGCAAACTGGTTTTAGTCATTGTCTGTTAGGTTGCCTAAGAAGGTTTCCAGCTTGTTCCGTAGAAAAACTTGTTTAAAGAGCAGTCACCTACAACAGGCTACTTTGCTTCCCTTCGACCTCTGCTGCTACTTGCCAGCACAGCGAGCCTGAAGGATACACGCTCAGGCCTCTCATGCAAGCATAAGACAATCATTGCTCACCGGTCATACGCTCCAATGCTTTAATGTATCCTTTGTAGAAGTAATTCCtaatatgaaatttaaaataatgttcttaCCGTTTTTTCCATTGTCAGGTCTTATTCATCCTGTGgctgatgagattttttttttttttttcattttgtgctcATCCTCTTCTAAAGGCTGCTGAGGGAAAGGCTTGGCTTTCTAAAATCCTGGCAGACTGTAAAACTGGCCGTAAAATTAGTGTGGGTTTGGACTGAGAGCCCCTTGCTCCTGCGccactggtgagcagttactcacctGAGTtgtcttattgaagtcagtggatttactcATGTGAGGAAGAGGTCCACAATATGGTTCTTAGTGAGGTGCTTTTCACTAACAGTCAAATCccgatcccattgaagtcagtgagagttttgccgaTGATTTCAGAGGGAGTGGGATTTGACCCCAAGGTCACAGAAAAGGTATTACTGTTGCAAAAATGTGTTAGCTGCATTCGGTTAACATGTGGGTTGTCAGAACATCACATGTGGAGAACTCAGATCCATGGTATTGCTTCAGGCACGTATCTAGCCAACAAAATAGGCAGCCGATCCACATCCATAGAAATATATATAACTCTTCATGCCAAGGGTGTAATATTAAACTGACAGGACAGCACTGAAGTGGTGTCACATGCAGTGGGTAAGTCTTCCTGGTGCAAAATTAGTTTTAGGAAGCAATTTCTGACCTGTCAATCCAGGTGGAGTATGTAGACGTTTAAAATGATAGCCAACAGCCATGTGTGCCATCACTATCTTGACTGAAAGACTGGAGGCCAAACAATCCTCTCCATAAGTTATTTTTGTAGAGAGACTGGGCGTTCCATGAAATTGGACCTCCCCTTTCCCCCGCCGAGTCAGTAGCAGCTGTAATAGCTTCGGCAGAGGAGAGGATCCTCCTCCTGTCAGATGGGGGAGAGTGACAGGCTGGCTGTCAGCCCCCAGAAGATGCCTCCAGGCCAGCTCTCCAAAGATGTAGGAAAGAAAAGTAAACTAGGTGACCATCCCTGAAAATGgcagaagggggaaagaaaactACAGAGGCACCTCTCCTCAGATAACAGGGAGGTAAGAGAAAAGACCAGACCTGGAAAACAGCATTGGTTTTCTGACAAGGACCACAAATTAAAGGATATTAAATTACACCTGGAGGTAGGGAGAAGGCTCTGTGGAAATGGTCATGGAGTCTGCAGGGAATGGTGTTTTGCACAATGGTTGGACTCCTAATGGGAATTTTTTCTGAGCaaagactgaagaacttcaaCAAAGGAGAAGTAAAAGCATCTCAGAATAATGAGGCTCAAGAACACTTTCTGTGACTCCTGTTGCTCCAATCATTAAGACTAGAAACAACAGTGCTTTCCATTGATGAGATGAGAGCTGTATGGAGGAACCAGGAAGCCGTATACCTCTTTATGTGCCACTTTTTGTAAAGTACACTGGCATCAGACGAACAGCACTGATGTGATTTTGAGGAAACGGGTACATTctgccaagttctgctctcacaTACAAATCTGGGGTAACGATATtagaaatatgtttaaaaaaatctctttatacTTGCATGCAACCCATCGTTTTCATGAGGTGTTTGATTATCAATCCAGTATAAAAGATCTACTTTATTCATCACATTTATATTTCCAGACTTAAGTCACCAGTTTCTACTGATTACTTTTCACAAATAATTCTCCTGGAATCTTaacataaaaatgaacatgcaggTCTTTAACATTTTAAGTAGGTGATGATTACTTCAGGGCCTTTTGTTATGTCTTTGGGGGAGGAGCTTTGCAATATTACATGTGACCAGCGACAGAATATGACCAATCTATAATGCAACCCAAGATTAAAAGACATACCAGTGTAGctgttcctttatttttttaagcctCTGAATGTGTGTTGTAGCTCTGATCTCTGAGGGGGTTTAGTTATAATTCTGAATTGCtataaagctgattttttttgtatcttGTTAATTCATATCCTGGGGGaagctgaaaagaaaaacagaaatattatGGATCTATTCATAGTAACTGATGGACTGTTCAGCTAAACAAAAGTTAATGTGTAGAATTTCTTGCACTGGTGACTGCTGCTAAGCAAGGATTCCATTTAGCTTTTCAAGATTGTATCTGAGTTCTGCATCCTGCTTACTGACGACATACGATGTACATGTAGATCTAGCTATGAAATATTACTGTCAATTCTAGGAGGAAGAAGATTGAGTTTTATAGAGTTGACGGATAGTAGGGCCCATTAGTCTGAACTCCTGTTTAtcacaggccataaaatttcaccaAATACTTCTATATTGAGCTCAATGACTTCAGTTAAACCAAAGCATTTCAATCCTCAGGAGACTGAGAGCTAGtcttcactagaaaattagagtgacccagctacattgctcaggggcgtgaaaaatccacatctcaGAGCAATGttgttacactgacctaagtctACATGTAGAgcaaggaagaattcttccgtcgacctagATACAGCCTCTCAGGGAGctggatttactacagcgatgGGAGAACCCCAGCAGCTGCACCTCTGTGGCGTTTTAAGTGTAAGATGTACCTAAACTGTGTGTCGCAGAGAACAGGAAAGACTTAGGTCAATGCAAGTAACCCTGTTCCCGGATGGAGGAACAGAATGAAGAGTGGGATGTATAGATTCATAGGTTCCAAGGTCCAAAGAGACTACTATGACCATCCAGCGTGGCCTCACTACCCTCATCCAAACACAGAGAGCTCATACAAGGTTGCATTTTTCTGGGGTTTCCTTTTCCATAGTAGTGGCTATTCTACAGAAAGGTTCTAGAACGGAACATAAACTCATGGATCAAATGAAGTGATGCCATATACTGTGGTTGCACATTTGTACTGTTGGTAGCTGACACTACTAGTATTTGAAGAAGAGGCATAGTGTAGTAAAGAGAGGtatagggtaacattttcaaaaggacccCAGCAGGGGTCTAACTTCTATTGATCTAAGCAGGTTAAGCACCTAACAtatttaagcacttttgaaaatctcactagacACCTATTTGTGGCTTTAGGCACTTAATATCTTTGAAAAGCTGCCCCTCCCAAATCatcttttcaaaagtgacttaggtccggcgcctcaaaggtatttaggtgcctaattcccattgacatctcCCATTGAAGGTGAGAGGGAAGGATGATCCACTGGCCTAAGACataggaaacccaggttcaattcactgctctgccattgacttcctctgtaaccttgggcaagtcacttagcctctctttgccttagtttctctttgtaaaatgcagataatatgcttccctgcctcacaggagtaTTGTGAGGAAGAAATACAAgggtgtgaagtgctttgagatctcctgatgagaagtgctatataagaaataggcattactattaataataaggGTACATGGAACTGAAAGAGAATGTAAGTTCTACTTGGCACAAACTGGCTCGCTTTGACCAATCTGTCCTTTAAAGATTAATTGCCACTTGCCACTACTAAATATGATTCTCcatgcaaagcccattgacaaATAAGCATGTTGTTTCTCGTTCAAGTTGTATACAGTTTTGTGCATCTGCTTTATACAACAAATTCTGCACACATTTTTTGTGACATAAACATAGAATCTGTGTGGCCATATTTACCCTGGTGCTCTGCCAGTCTGTTGTGAAGTTATGCCTGAAAGGAAAACAAGTGCACATGGTGAAGTTAGCTTTTTACTCCCATAAGCAGAGCTGGGATGCTAATGTAgcatttaaattgaaataataatTGATGTTAAGATAAGAAGAGAATATACaatattgacttttttaaaatatgtttttgtttaatttctggaAATTAAAAAACTATCAAAATATCACagttttttcatgggaaaaacaTTGTTACAAAAAGTGGTGGATTTTTTGCTTAcgtttgtgtgtgtggattttttttctcataaagaaacagacaatgaaaagtacaaaaatgtAAATGACTTGCAGCTTGCCTGTGTTAGCCCTGTAACAAAGAAAGGGGGACCTTGCTGTATATGCTGTGGGACTGTTCAACAGTCAGGTAGCTGTGAAAAGAGATGGATGCAAAAGTTGAAATGGGGCTCAGCTAAACCTTAGCCAAAAATCATATCCTCGGTTACTTTTCTACTAGACTGGGGGTTTACCTCTGCCACAAAGACTTTGGTTCTGTGATCACCAAGCACgtgattttacaaaaatggaagagTAGGCTTATGCCCAGACTGGAGCAATGATATTGGGACCTGTCTCACTTGGCAGCCAAAGAAAGACTAGCTTTGTGCCATAGAGAGCAATTGTAGGAATCTGAAGAAATTTGGACCCCATGTCTAGATATGTTTGAATAAAAAATGTTGATCTGGCTCAAAGAATGCCAGACCTCCATTCCACCTAACCCTTTCCCCCTCACCATTCCTGCCCCCCGCAGtcctccctttccctccatgCCTTATTCAAAAAGCAACGTTCTCTTGCTCAGTGTTAAGTCTCATAAATATGGAAAAGTTTCCAGGCTGTTTGTAATACGCTGTTGAAAAACTCAGAACTGGGGTTAAGGGACTCCCCTCATGTTATGCCATATACacccaaagtgattttgaaatGGAGCCTCAGTCCATCCTCTGATTAGTTTGAACCTGCAACTTTGTGAGCACAAATAAAAAGTAGTTGATTATGTCAGGATCAGAGTCATGGGAGCAAAATGCCGGTTTTAAAACTGACCCTCAAATCTTTGGTGAAACGTAGCTTTTTCAACTGTGTTCTGAGTATTTTGGTGTCATGTCATTTAACAGTGTAATGAAATTATACATATGGAGCCCGATTTTCAAACACTGTAGCCCAATCTTCAGAAGGTCTGAGCTACCACAGCTCCCTCGGAAGTCAACGGGAGCTGCAGATACTCGGCACCTTTGAAATTCAGACCACTTGTTTACCTATCTAATTTTGGTCAAGATGACTAAATCCagaggggaagattttcaaaggcacaaaggacagAGAGGTGTCCAACTCCTAAGGAAACCTAACTAccatctgtgcctttgaaaatctccccagcTTTAAGTATCTAACTTCAAGCAattatgtttgaaaatttggctccttAAATGTAatagatcatttaaaaatacGGCTTTCCATACACAGCAAATGGCCAGTTCGTGAAGCCTTGGTTCACATTAGTGAACAGTTGCCCACACAAGCAGTGCCCCTGGATAAAGTGCTCCCTCGCGTGAGGAGAGATACACAATCTAGGTGTACTTGTTGAGGTAAAATCCACATTCAGTATTACCCAGTACAGATCAAACTCTTGTTCTAAGTTTAGTGAGAAACGCCAGCTGGGATTTGgtgccaatgggagttaggcacacagggtaaaattttcaaaagtacctacgTGATTTAGGCCTTGACTATCAGGGGAAATCACAattggatttaggagcctaaggccttgtctacatggggaaattgactggcATAGCTTTTGCAGAATAAAGTATTCTGCGTTTGTGGACACAATTCCATTATAAAAGTGACTTCTATTTCAGAACagaatgtccacacagggagGTCTGGCAGGAACGCTTATTCTGCAGTGCTATGCTGCTCATTTCCCctctgtagacaaggccttcagGTCCTAAATCCCACCGAGATTTAAGAACCAAAATCACCTTGGTGCTTTTGGAAATTCTacacacaaatcccattgaaagttgGGCACCGAACTCCCTtatgttcttttgaaaatccaagacACTATCTGTAGCCTTACTAAAGACTTGTTTTGTCTAGCAGAAAATTAAGTTGCATAGATGATAATGTGCTAAAACTGTCTTAATCTTGGGAATCATTGCACCAAAGTGGATGTTAATCTAAAAATAATGTATGATAAAAGTTCTATCAATAGGTGCCATGAGACTTTGTGATGTTATAAACCCATATAGTTCATGATGCATATACCTTCATTATTATTTCATATCTTTCTCAATTGCTACATAATAACCTATTTAAGAGGAAACTAGAAGAACTAAATTTAGAGAAAGTAGCTGGTAACTATCATAAAACCACACAGAGATAATCTAATCTCTTTCCAAGCAGTAAAGTTGCACTGAGCTTTaaatttctttgttttgcttataCAGATTGTTGCAGCAATAATGGCAATCACAGGAATTGTTATGATGGCATATGCAGATGGTTTCCATGGCGATTCAATTATCGGGGTAGCCTATGCTGTTGGATCTGCATCCACCTCTGCACTCTATAAGGTGGGTCATAATGTTTTGTTAATAGCAGGGAAATATTCTTATTCTCTGGATCATGCGTTAAAAAATCCACATGTTGAAAGCAAGCCAGGTTAAAAATATATAAGGCTCACCTTTGCTGCATAGTTTAGATTCTAAGCAGGAAGTGTCAGAAAAGTTATTACAGAGATAATTACTTTGTGACTACCATGTATTCAGAGGGGCTTTGCTTCATAAGCCTTAATGAAATCTCTATTATTATACTGCCGGAAGATTATCATCTATGATTTCATTGTTTTTTGTCATAGCAATTTATTGACACTATTTATAATGGGCTTGCTACGCGCAACGAGAAAATATTGATTGCTGTTAAACACCATGTTTCTTTGATGATGGCAAAATCCTCATCTCTTCTGCACTGCAGATCTCACTGCATATTCCATGCTCGTTCTGGGTTGGGAACTCCCATTCAGGACAATGGAAGTAGTACATGCAGCATTTGATTAGAGGTGCGCAGGGTATGAGATTGCACTATTCTACCCCAGAGGTTCTACTTCAAGGCTTTATTCAAAGGAGTGCTCTCCTTTATTGACATTTTACCTTGATTGACATTTAGTGAGAATGACACTGCATGCACGCAGGTTCCCTGCAGTCAATGGGGTGGAGTGTGAAGCAGAATGTGGATCAGCAATGTGGAAGGAATCTAAAGCTAGCTTCCAGCTTCATCCTTAATTGTACGTGTCAGGTTCACCGTGAATAGTCACTAGTCACTCAAAATGTATGAATTTGGGTCTATGGGGATGAACTCTGCAGTGATTTACACCGCCTGTGGTCCCTCACCTGACTTCAGAGAacctatgggcctgattttcctctcacaccagctttacactgatgtaacccCATTGATTTTTGATGGAGTCATTCGTGATTTACATCTGTGCGAGGTCAGAGTCGACCCCTATCACACTAAATATTTAACCTGTCTTGGCTTTAGGgttgtattttatttacatttgttcCTTGCGAAATATTTTTATATGGTAACGTTACCGTTGCTGGCTCAAAGCTGGCCCCATTTGTACTGTGAGAAGGACGTAGTTGAGTTTTGTGGACACAAAACTGAGAATGGGGATCACCTGAGTTTTaatcccagctctctctctctctgtctttctgtctCAAACGCTTTTTTTGAGGCCATGAACCACTGACTTAAGCCTTGATTCATCAAGGTACTTAAgcttgtgcctaactttaagcacgtgagtagcaccattgaagtcagtgggactactggtGTCTAAAAtgaggcatgtgcttaagtactccAATGAATTGGGGCCGGGAGTCCAAATGTTCAAGAAGGCTtccaattttgggtgcccacctGCAGCATCGGCTAACTTCAGCTGTGGTTGGGGCTGCTCCgcacctctggaaaaaaaaaatggctagGTGCTGGATAGGCCCCAAGGAAGTATCTGCCTTGGGGAGACAGACCAGACAGTGACATGGAGAGTAGTGTGACAGAAGTTACATCATACACATGAAAGAGCCAGCCAGAAGGGCTGTGTCCTGACAGCAAGGGGTAGATTGTTTAACCCTTCCTCATGCGCATGGTTACTCACACAACCagtcccattcaagtcaaagGGTCTCCTCACATGcataaatgattaaaggtctagaaaacatgacctgtgagggaagccTGAAAAAATGGGGTGTGTTTagttctggaaaagagaagactgagaggggacatgaatGCAGTTTTCAAGAAtgcaaaaggttgttataaggaggaggaagaaaaattgtttgttttttttaaacctctgaggataggacaagaagcaatgggcttaaattgcagcaagggaggtttaggttggacattagggaaaacttcctaactgtcagggttgttaagcacCGGCATAAATTGCCAacggaggttgtagaatctccatcattggatatttttaagagcaggttagaaaaacacctgtcaggaatggtctagataatacttggtcctgccacaagtacaggggactgaactagatgacctctcaaggtcctttccagtcctatgattctataagtgcTCACCAGTAGAGCAAGGCCTATAAAGTTTTAATAATACAGGACCAGATCATCCCCTTCTGTGGTAATACCCACTGGAGAGGGTTCTAGGGGGAGGAAATCTCAAAGACCCTCTTGCAGAGCTCTTGCATTATCAAGGGGAAAGTTTAGTCCATCCCACCAGCAGAGCTTTGCAGACATGGGAGAACTTCACTTGCAACAGGACGTAACTGTTTTAAAATCTTCCCTTTCCACCACAGGTTTTGTTCAAGATGTTTCTTGGAAGTGCGAACTTTGGGGAAGCTGCTCATTTCGTTTCCACTCTGGGTTTCTTCAATTTAATCTTCATCTCATTTACCCCAATCATACTGTATTTTACAAAAGTGGAATACTGGTCTCCCTTCTCTGCTGTGCCATGGGGTTATCTGTGCGGAGTAGCCGGCCTCTGGTTAGGTATTTGCATAAcactttttctatttttctaatgCCTCTCATATTATTTACTGCAGGATCACCTTGAAACAGCCGCCCACAGGAAAATTCTCCTTTCTCTAAACGTTTTAACGGCAGAGTTCCTTTGTAGCGAACATCTCCATCTCACCTCCCAAGGGATGCCACTGGGGCTGCTTGGAAAATGGTTAACATAGCTCCTGAAAACttggtggggggaaaaagtcCTAATTTAAACAAGAAATGCTGAGCCGCTCTAGTAATTCTGTCCCTTTTTACGTTCACATTTTTACAGTGGTGCTTCCACTGCCCCATTGTCTTACATACAACtggcttattttaaaataaacttcatGTAGCTGCTTGTATTTAGTTAGTCATCCAAATGTTAGTTCTTGGAGCGCTGTCCATTGatcatttgttgttgttgtgctaGTAGCTAGAGGCCGACGAAACCAGGGCTTCTTTATGCTAAATGCTGCAATAGCTTGTGTTCCACTTTGGTGCAAATGAAAGGCTGCATGGCCTTTAACTTCCCCGCTCCATTTACAAAGTTTCCTCTTTCAAAGAACTGTTGCCAGTGCTACTCAGTCTGTGAAGAGAACCATTGAAATTGACCCAGGTCTGCTTTATACTCAGTTTCCTTTGCTAATAATGAAAGCGTCCATCTGTTTGGAAccgaacagattttttttaatctcagccATAAGTACACTAAATGGAAACGCTTTTGGGAAAACTATTGTTCATGCCTAGATGGGTTTCCCAGCCACTCAGAGACTGAATCAGAAGGGATGGCAGAGGTGTTGAGAGATTAGACTATCTTCCACTTGCTGTCCTAGACCTAATTACATCCACTCTACCAGTGTCTAAGAGCACCAAGGTAGGTGTAATTTATCATCCAGGGAGCTGGTTGAATACGGATGTtaaagagcagctgctgcacacaGCAGGCAGAAAGCGAGCATAAAATCGTCAGCGTTGCTAGCTCTGTGCCATGCCCCTCCCTGATAATACCAGGGTAGGAGCAGGACGTGTGGCCATGGAGAAGAGGGACCTGGCTGGGGTGCAAGGTGCTACTGCACAAAACACTCCCTCACTGATAGAATGGCCGCTTGGGAGCTGTTTCCAGCCAGTGCAATTTgcagcagcagccctgaggcCACTCTAAGTTGTACTGCGGCCAAACTCTCTACTATCCAGCTCCAGAACTGGAGGATGGGGGCATAGTTTGGCTGCACCTGAGAGTTCAGCCCCAGAAACCTAGCTGAGCTCGAGGGGATCTAACTTAGCTGCATTCAGAGGTGATGTCTATCTGAGTGGTGGTGGTAGCAGCAGTCCATAATAGAAATAATGCTGCTCCAAGGGGATTGAGGCTCAAGAAGTTGCAAAACTGAGGGGAAGCaggaaagggaaaacagaataAGTGATGAGCCTGAGTCAAACCAGGACCCAATGGGTGCTGGGTCATACAATATAGTGCAGTATAACCTGCCCTGTCCTTCAACTGCCTGCACTTTAAAACCCCTCTAAAAGGATGGGGGATTTCAGTGATGCTCTAATAGCTTATCTTTCACTTGGCTATGCCTCCTCATGCTGCAACATCCATTTAGTAGCTATGGCCCTACTTGTAAGGGATTGTGCATCCAAAAAGAACACCTCCCCTCTGGTACCTGCACTTTTTAAAGCCCATGAAAGGGAATTCAGAGTCCTCTCCAATTATGCTGCCGCTCTCATCTCATCCACTGGCCACTTCCCTGTGAACTACAGAGTAGTTGATTCCCTTCTTTTTTCAGTGGCTGAACAAAAAGGACAGGGCTGGCTACCCTTCAAAACTAGGCACATGTGCTTCTTGTTGCCATGCTCCTTTCATGAATTGTGTAGCCAGAGGCAGCACCTCCTTAGCTGGTGAAATGCTATCCCATTCCATTCCTGGCCTGTTGAGACAGCAGAATTCCACCCTAACCCAAGAGGGATTAGCCTGTTTGAGAACAGTCCTCGTTTCTTTTGTGGGTAGGGTGTAAAGCACTTCTTGAAgacacccattgctcctcagaaCCTGGCTGCAGCTTCAGCTCAAGCTTCAAAACAAGAAAGTGGCCCATTTTGAAtgagcagtttttttaaaatatgaacttACAGCCAACCCTTCTCTCCTTCCCAATGCAAAACTTATATTCACGTTCTGCTCATGAcacatgcaggatcaggcccttgatggGCAAGAACTTATTAGAGTGCCTAATGTAATTTAAAAGTTGAGAAAGTCCGTTTGCGATTATTTTATTACTTCCAGCATCTCATGTATCATTCTTTGTCTTTACAGCTTTTAACATATTGGTAAATGTTGGAGTTGTGCTGACATACCCCATCCTAATTTCTATCGGGACAGTGCTCAGTGTTCCTGGAAATGCAGGTACAAATAAtgcaattaataaataaaaatcatagaaCAAATGTACTAACATTTGAAGTAATTTTTAAGGGCAAATTATGTTGCCATATTTCCTTTCATGGtgtacaaatttatttgagcataagctaaaaggtgaaaggttttttaaagtaaaactatttccccatgttatttgtcccccccaccccacccccccactgttcctcagatgttcttgttaactgctggaaaaggcctaccttgcttgtcaccatgaaaggttttcctccttcccaccccctcctgctggtaatagctcatcttaagtgatcactctccttacagtgtgtatgataaaacccattgtttcatgttctctgtgtgtgtatatcaatctccccactgtattttccaccgaatgcatccgatgaagtgagctgtagctcatgaaagcctatgctcaaataaatttcttaatctctaaggtgccacaagtactccttttctttttactttaagtgaaacgatgttaagcaaatccaatttccccataagaattaatgtaaatgggggggttaggttccaggttGTGCACCTGGGTGGGCTATCTGTTGCCATGGTCTGGGACAAGGCAGGGGTGGAGAGTGGGTGGAGCTTTGATTCCACCTCCCCAACATACTGGCCAGCATAACTGAGCCAGTGCAGATGGAGAAGTAATCTGTGCCAGGTATAGGACTAGCAAAGATTACCTTCTCCTTGCTGCACGGGGAAAGTAACCAAGGACCAGATTGTAACTCTCTGACTTTTACTCAAGGCTTGGTGAATTTTACAATCTAGCCTTAATATTGAATGACTTACAGTACACATTACTATTAAAACAGAAGGCATGGAGGAAAAGTGAGGCTTTCCAATAAAACTCACTGTTAAAGTTATAGGAAACATACAAAACTTGTTTCGATGAAGCCATATTAAGCAGAATGACAGTATTTGATTTCATTGTCTTTTCCCACATTGTAGCTGTGGATCTCCTAAAACACGAAGTGATCTTCAGTGTAGTAAGGTTGGGTGCCACAATCATCATCTGCACCGGATTTTTGCTAATGCTGCTTCCCGAAGAATGGGATGAAATCACCCTGCGATTCATCAACAgcttaaaggaaaagaaaagtgaagACCACGCAGAAGATATCACAGATTCCAGTGTGCATACAAGGAGCAGAAGCAGAGCCAATGGGACAGTATCTATACCACTGGCTTAAAGCTGGTGAACATTAACTGCACGTGAATGTATATTCTGTgaatataatttaattttctcACTACTTGTATGCTAAAATGACAGTATTACTTTGAACTAGGgatgaattataaaataaatgataaacaCATCAATaataaatgtttacatttatACACTTACAAAGGAATAGGTGTAAATAACTACAATAAATTCTTTTGTAATGAAACATTAATCTGCATTATAGTTAGTtgcctttttataaaaaaatcaaatccactgTGCAACTTCACAGCTGTGCTTCTGTTAGCAAAAAGGGGGAGTGGGTGAAGTCTTCAAAGGCCtgatttgtatgtttgtttagtTCCAGCCTGCATCTATATCAAAAATTAAACATTCATGTTCTTTCCAAATTTAATGATTTGACATTTGTACAAGGTGGTACCGAAAAGGCAGTGGACTCATTTTAAAACACCCAATCAAGAATCTTGGAACCCTAAAATATGAAGGGAACTGAGGTCTCACATTAAAGttttgaatttttattaaaacatacaAATATATTCTCAAGGATATAATTTCACCTACGTAATTCTATTTCAGTGCTGCTAAATATCAGAGGAAGCTAGCTGAGCAAAATCTGGAAATACGACAGTG
This DNA window, taken from Dermochelys coriacea isolate rDerCor1 chromosome 6, rDerCor1.pri.v4, whole genome shotgun sequence, encodes the following:
- the SLC35F4 gene encoding solute carrier family 35 member F4 isoform X2, translating into MAITGIVMMAYADGFHGDSIIGVAYAVGSASTSALYKVLFKMFLGSANFGEAAHFVSTLGFFNLIFISFTPIILYFTKVEYWSPFSAVPWGYLCGVAGLWLAFNILVNVGVVLTYPILISIGTVLSVPGNAAVDLLKHEVIFSVVRLGATIIICTGFLLMLLPEEWDEITLRFINSLKEKKSEDHAEDITDSSVHTRSRSRANGTVSIPLA